The following are encoded in a window of Lichenicola cladoniae genomic DNA:
- a CDS encoding phosphoglycerate dehydrogenase produces the protein MNRILITPRSLTRNPDPALQALVLNGYRLVFSRAGETPDEATLLDLLPGCVGWLAGVEPVSPLVLESAHDLRVISRNGSGSDNLPLEVAERLGIQVLRAAGANARGVAELAIGLMLASLRHVPEQSAALKAGNWQRRPGLEIEGRTLGLIGCGAVGRLVARFALALDARVRVFDPYPDAGFMPEGDFAWAPLEQVLEEADLLSLHCPMPLNGLALLDRPVIGRMRQGCHVVNTARAALVDEEAMLQALESGHVRVYATDVFAVEPPAPSRLLAHSRVIATPHIGGLTAESIRRATVGAVENLQAALRNQPARR, from the coding sequence GTGAACCGCATCCTGATCACGCCGCGCTCACTGACCCGCAACCCGGATCCGGCCCTCCAGGCGCTGGTGCTGAACGGCTATCGACTGGTGTTCAGCCGTGCCGGCGAAACCCCGGACGAGGCGACGCTGCTGGACCTGCTGCCGGGCTGCGTCGGCTGGCTGGCCGGGGTGGAACCGGTCAGCCCCCTGGTCCTGGAATCGGCACACGACCTGCGGGTGATCAGCCGTAACGGGAGCGGCTCCGACAACCTGCCGCTCGAGGTGGCGGAGCGCCTCGGCATCCAGGTGCTGCGGGCTGCCGGCGCCAACGCACGCGGCGTCGCCGAGCTGGCGATCGGGCTGATGCTGGCTTCGCTGCGGCATGTTCCCGAGCAGAGTGCCGCCCTCAAGGCCGGAAACTGGCAGCGGCGGCCGGGACTGGAGATCGAGGGCCGCACACTCGGCCTGATCGGCTGCGGTGCGGTCGGCCGGCTGGTCGCACGGTTCGCGCTGGCGCTCGATGCTCGGGTACGGGTGTTCGATCCCTATCCGGATGCAGGCTTCATGCCCGAGGGCGACTTTGCCTGGGCACCGCTGGAGCAGGTGCTCGAGGAGGCGGACCTGCTGTCGCTGCATTGTCCGATGCCCCTGAACGGGCTTGCGCTGCTCGACCGGCCGGTCATCGGCCGCATGCGCCAGGGCTGCCATGTGGTGAATACCGCCAGGGCGGCACTGGTCGACGAGGAGGCGATGCTGCAGGCACTCGAGAGCGGGCACGTGCGCGTCTATGCGACCGACGTGTTCGCGGTCGAGCCGCCGGCGCCATCGCGCCTGCTGGCCCATTCCAGGGTGATCGCCACGCCGCATATCGGCGGCCTGACTGCCGAGAGCATCCGTCGTGCCACGGTCGGCGCGGTCGAGAACCTGCAGGCGGCGCTGCGAAACCAGCCGGCGCGGCGATGA
- a CDS encoding MBL fold metallo-hydrolase, which yields MTVTRLLLPDRLADWLAGPIDGLALAWLGQAGFVLRLGTTVVLVDPYLSDHLAIKYSGTRFPHARMMPAPIAPDGFPRVDLVVCTHRHSDHMDPGTLPVLATSHPECRFVVPASEQAHAERLGLPPSRTILAEAGQSLRPLPGIDLTLHPVPAAHEQLERDEQGRYRFLGYCIEADRRRLYHSGDCIPYEGLVETLRTLAPDLALLPVNGRDAERAAAGVPGNFTLDEAVALCGHANISTLIPHHFGMFAFNTADPESIDAMAVRQAELGLQPGLLRPDARHAFLLGREKPEIRPVQQQEHDVDRG from the coding sequence ATGACCGTCACCCGGCTTCTGCTGCCGGATCGTCTTGCGGACTGGCTGGCCGGGCCGATCGACGGCTTGGCACTGGCCTGGCTCGGGCAGGCCGGGTTCGTGCTGCGGCTCGGCACGACGGTCGTGCTGGTCGACCCGTATCTGTCCGACCATCTCGCAATAAAGTATTCCGGCACCCGGTTTCCGCATGCGCGCATGATGCCGGCGCCGATCGCCCCGGACGGGTTTCCGCGCGTCGATCTGGTCGTGTGCACCCACCGTCACAGCGACCACATGGATCCCGGCACGCTGCCGGTGTTGGCGACCAGCCATCCCGAGTGCCGGTTCGTGGTGCCGGCATCGGAGCAGGCACATGCGGAACGGCTTGGCCTGCCGCCATCGCGGACGATCCTGGCTGAAGCCGGACAGAGTCTGCGGCCGCTGCCCGGGATCGACCTGACCTTGCATCCGGTGCCGGCGGCGCATGAGCAGCTGGAGCGGGACGAGCAGGGCCGGTATCGTTTCCTCGGCTACTGCATCGAGGCGGACCGCCGGCGCCTCTATCACAGCGGCGACTGCATTCCCTACGAGGGGCTCGTGGAGACGTTGCGTACCCTCGCGCCCGACCTGGCGCTGCTGCCGGTGAACGGACGCGATGCGGAGCGTGCAGCGGCCGGCGTGCCGGGCAATTTCACGCTCGACGAGGCAGTGGCTCTCTGCGGCCATGCGAACATCTCGACGTTGATCCCACATCATTTCGGGATGTTCGCCTTCAATACCGCCGATCCGGAATCGATCGATGCCATGGCCGTGCGTCAGGCCGAGCTTGGGCTGCAGCCTGGACTTCTGCGGCCCGACGCGCGACATGCCTTCCTGCTCGGCCGGGAAAAGCCCGAAATCCGTCCGGTGCAGCAGCAGGAGCACGATGTCGATCGGGGATGA
- a CDS encoding SIS domain-containing protein, giving the protein MSIGDDRAAGSSDRTASSGRNVLELILVRLPDLRKSDRRVAEHVLSDPQAALVATVAETARKAGVSEPTVMRFCAALGFDGFQDFKLKLAHSVALGVPATQSVLDSTDTPQKLTDKVFDYTMTSLDWARSQLDHEAVAQAIEILTAAKRIEFFGFGASWIVAADAQQKFPLFGVPCAVHSDSHQQFIAASMMRPGDVAVAISNTGQTTSLLDVIRVARDVGATVIGISGRTGGRMNRLCNLLLVIETLENTDVYTPTISRLAALVLVDILAVGVAMRRGGEHQQRIAGMKKRLSAMRSRGFALDDDDD; this is encoded by the coding sequence ATGTCGATCGGGGATGACAGGGCTGCGGGCAGTTCGGACCGGACCGCGTCGTCCGGCCGGAACGTGCTCGAACTGATACTGGTCCGGCTGCCGGATCTTCGGAAATCCGATCGCCGGGTCGCCGAGCATGTCCTGTCCGATCCGCAGGCGGCTCTCGTCGCGACCGTTGCCGAGACCGCCCGCAAGGCCGGGGTCAGCGAGCCGACGGTGATGCGCTTCTGTGCGGCGCTGGGTTTCGACGGGTTCCAGGATTTCAAGCTCAAGCTGGCGCACAGCGTGGCGCTTGGCGTGCCGGCCACGCAATCTGTGCTGGACAGCACCGACACGCCGCAGAAGCTGACCGACAAGGTGTTCGACTACACCATGACCAGCCTGGACTGGGCCCGCAGCCAGCTCGATCACGAGGCGGTGGCGCAAGCGATCGAGATCCTGACTGCGGCAAAACGGATCGAGTTCTTCGGTTTCGGCGCATCCTGGATCGTGGCTGCGGACGCGCAGCAGAAATTCCCGCTGTTCGGCGTGCCGTGTGCCGTGCACTCGGACTCGCACCAACAATTCATCGCGGCGTCGATGATGCGGCCGGGCGATGTCGCGGTAGCCATCTCCAATACCGGCCAGACCACCAGCCTGCTCGACGTCATCCGCGTCGCACGCGACGTGGGAGCGACGGTGATCGGCATCTCCGGGCGGACCGGCGGCCGGATGAACCGGCTTTGCAACCTGTTGCTGGTGATCGAGACACTCGAGAACACCGACGTCTACACCCCGACCATTTCCCGGCTGGCCGCACTCGTCCTTGTCGACATCCTGGCCGTGGGTGTCGCCATGCGACGGGGTGGCGAGCATCAGCAGCGTATCGCCGGCATGAAGAAACGGCTCAGCGCGATGCGATCGCGCGGGTTCGCGTTGGACGATGACGATGATTAG
- a CDS encoding prephenate/arogenate dehydrogenase family protein, whose product MTQPLFERLTVIGLGLIGSSLARRAMQDGSIAREVVAYDASPTVRTRVAELGIVHRVADTGQEAVQDADCVVLCVPVGAMAPSAAAIIPYMRTGAILTDVGSTKQSVIREIQPFLRPDLHFVPAHPIAGTEYSGPDAGFSTLFEGRWTLITPIEGGDPEPVAKVAALWQLCGAMTREMDAAHHDRALAIVSHLPHLLAFTICGTADDLEGESRNEVLQFAASGFRDFTRIAASDPTMWRDVFLNNREALLEMLARFTEDAQAMARAIRWGDEEFIVDRIERGRRIRRSLIEIKQA is encoded by the coding sequence ATGACCCAACCGCTCTTCGAGCGCCTCACCGTGATCGGGCTCGGGCTGATCGGCAGCTCGCTCGCCCGGCGTGCGATGCAGGACGGCAGCATCGCCCGCGAGGTGGTGGCCTACGATGCCAGCCCGACGGTCCGCACGCGCGTCGCGGAGCTCGGCATCGTTCATCGCGTGGCCGATACCGGGCAGGAAGCGGTGCAGGACGCCGATTGCGTCGTGCTGTGCGTGCCGGTCGGCGCGATGGCTCCTTCCGCGGCTGCCATCATTCCATACATGCGGACCGGCGCGATCCTGACCGATGTGGGCTCGACCAAGCAGTCGGTCATTCGCGAGATCCAGCCTTTCTTGCGGCCGGACCTGCATTTCGTGCCGGCGCATCCGATCGCCGGGACGGAATATTCTGGACCGGATGCCGGGTTCTCGACCTTGTTCGAGGGCCGCTGGACCCTGATCACCCCGATCGAGGGCGGTGATCCTGAACCGGTCGCGAAGGTCGCGGCGCTATGGCAGCTTTGCGGGGCGATGACCCGGGAGATGGATGCGGCGCATCATGATCGCGCGCTGGCGATCGTCAGCCATCTGCCGCATCTGCTGGCCTTCACGATCTGTGGTACCGCCGACGATCTGGAGGGCGAGAGCCGGAACGAAGTGCTGCAGTTCGCCGCCTCCGGCTTCCGTGACTTCACCCGGATCGCGGCGTCCGATCCGACCATGTGGCGCGACGTGTTCCTCAACAACCGGGAGGCGCTGCTCGAGATGCTGGCGCGCTTCACCGAGGATGCTCAGGCAATGGCGCGCGCGATCCGCTGGGGCGACGAGGAGTTCATCGTCGATCGGATCGAGCGCGGCCGGCGTATTCGACGCAGCCTCATCGAGATCAAACAGGCCTGA
- a CDS encoding GNAT family N-acetyltransferase, whose product MTIGHARLDEAAGIAAVHVAVWRTAYPGVLPDHTLTGLSAQSLGFHYQRMIHRDPGVLVARVLGASARGEPSIVGFSSASPTGAGNVGLADGEVETLYVLDDWRDQGIGRSLLLAAARHLAGLSCRSMFLWVLADNPSRWFYEHLGGRAAMRSTTQVGGRSLPKIAMVWDQIEVLSGQR is encoded by the coding sequence GTGACGATCGGGCACGCACGGCTCGACGAAGCGGCCGGGATCGCCGCGGTGCATGTGGCGGTCTGGCGCACGGCGTATCCCGGGGTGCTGCCGGATCACACCCTGACCGGGCTTTCTGCCCAGAGCCTCGGTTTTCATTACCAGCGCATGATCCATCGTGATCCGGGGGTGCTGGTCGCCCGCGTACTGGGGGCGTCCGCCAGGGGAGAACCAAGCATCGTCGGATTCAGCTCGGCATCGCCGACCGGGGCCGGCAACGTCGGTCTGGCCGACGGCGAGGTGGAAACCCTCTACGTTCTCGATGACTGGCGCGATCAGGGGATCGGCCGCTCGCTCCTGCTTGCGGCGGCCCGCCATCTCGCCGGGCTCTCCTGCCGGTCGATGTTCCTCTGGGTGCTGGCGGATAACCCGAGCCGCTGGTTCTACGAGCACCTGGGCGGCCGCGCTGCCATGCGCTCGACAACGCAAGTCGGCGGCCGGAGCCTGCCGAAAATCGCCATGGTGTGGGATCAGATCGAAGTGCTGTCCGGCCAGAGATAA
- the pqqA gene encoding pyrroloquinoline quinone precursor peptide PqqA, which translates to MPDRHVGQVLVIGIHCKDMGCGLEPCQGISLHPKHRRDCLRPYAEQENPMQWKTPTIVEIVLGAEINSYVCGEAD; encoded by the coding sequence GTGCCCGATCGTCACGTCGGGCAGGTTCTGGTCATCGGTATTCACTGCAAGGACATGGGATGCGGCTTGGAGCCTTGCCAGGGCATTTCCTTGCATCCGAAACACCGGCGTGATTGCCTGAGACCATACGCGGAACAGGAGAATCCTATGCAGTGGAAAACCCCGACGATCGTCGAAATCGTCCTCGGCGCGGAAATCAACAGCTACGTCTGCGGCGAGGCCGACTGA
- the pqqB gene encoding pyrroloquinoline quinone biosynthesis protein PqqB, producing MIEAIVLGAGAGGGFPQWNSNAPGCVRARARDPAAAACTQASIAITADRLRWFILNASPDLRIQIERTPALHPVGGLRSTPIAGVILTGGEVDTITGLLCLREGQPFRLLATAEVLSRLDQNPIFEVLSRALVPRIALTPGHKLMLMAPQDGRSGLWVTGFPVPGKVPLYAEAGSARPADALVDGETFGLEISDGVRRLVFVPGCAVMTPDLRLRLDGADCVFFDATLWQDDEMIQAGLGVKTGRRMGHMSISGAGGVFDSFRGLAIERKILIHMNNSNPVLLSDSAERRSAHDHGWDVAHDGMVVSL from the coding sequence ATGATCGAGGCGATTGTGCTGGGTGCCGGAGCCGGCGGTGGCTTCCCGCAATGGAACTCCAATGCGCCTGGCTGCGTCCGGGCACGCGCCCGTGACCCGGCCGCCGCCGCCTGCACACAGGCTTCGATCGCGATCACCGCCGATCGCCTGCGCTGGTTCATACTCAATGCGTCGCCCGACCTGCGCATCCAGATCGAGCGCACGCCGGCACTTCATCCAGTCGGCGGACTGCGCTCGACCCCGATCGCCGGCGTCATCCTGACCGGCGGCGAGGTCGATACCATCACCGGCCTGCTGTGCCTGCGCGAGGGCCAGCCGTTCCGGTTGCTGGCAACGGCCGAGGTGCTGTCCCGCCTCGACCAGAATCCGATTTTCGAGGTGTTATCGCGCGCCCTGGTGCCGCGGATCGCGCTGACGCCCGGCCATAAGCTCATGCTGATGGCGCCGCAGGATGGGCGATCGGGTCTCTGGGTGACCGGCTTTCCGGTGCCGGGCAAGGTGCCGCTCTATGCCGAGGCCGGGTCCGCGCGTCCGGCTGATGCATTGGTGGACGGAGAGACCTTCGGGCTCGAGATCAGCGACGGGGTGCGCCGGCTGGTATTCGTGCCGGGTTGCGCGGTGATGACGCCGGACCTCCGCTTGCGTCTCGACGGCGCCGACTGCGTGTTCTTCGACGCGACGCTGTGGCAGGACGACGAGATGATCCAGGCCGGGCTCGGGGTGAAAACCGGACGGCGCATGGGCCATATGTCCATCAGCGGAGCTGGCGGCGTGTTCGACAGTTTCCGCGGCCTGGCGATCGAGCGGAAGATCCTGATCCATATGAACAACTCGAATCCGGTGCTGCTGTCCGACTCTGCTGAGCGCCGGTCCGCCCACGACCACGGTTGGGATGTGGCGCATGACGGCATGGTCGTCAGTCTGTGA
- the pqqC gene encoding pyrroloquinoline-quinone synthase PqqC — translation MSPDQLEAALRQIGAERYHNLHPFHRALHDGRLDRIQVQAWALNRYYYQSRIPAKDATLLARLPTPELRREWRLRLIDHDGDAPGTGGVTRWLALTDGLGLDRDLVVSLDALLPATRFAVDAYVSFVRERSILEAIASSLTELFSSSIISERVAGMLRHYDFVSPETLSYFTPRLLQAPRDSDFALAYVREHARTSEQQAAVLDALRFKCSVLWSMLDALEHAYVTPGHVPPGAFRPT, via the coding sequence ATGTCGCCGGACCAGCTCGAGGCGGCACTTCGACAGATCGGCGCCGAGCGCTACCACAACCTGCATCCGTTCCACCGCGCCCTGCATGACGGACGGCTCGACCGGATCCAGGTTCAGGCCTGGGCGCTGAACCGCTACTATTACCAGAGTCGAATCCCGGCGAAGGACGCCACCCTGCTGGCGCGGCTGCCGACCCCGGAGCTGCGCCGCGAATGGCGGTTGCGGCTGATCGACCACGATGGCGATGCGCCGGGAACCGGTGGCGTAACCCGCTGGCTGGCGCTGACCGACGGGCTCGGCCTCGACCGCGACCTGGTGGTGTCGCTGGATGCGCTGTTGCCGGCGACACGTTTCGCGGTTGATGCCTACGTGTCGTTCGTGCGCGAGCGGTCGATCCTGGAAGCCATTGCCTCGTCGCTGACCGAGCTGTTCTCGTCCAGCATCATCAGCGAGCGCGTGGCCGGCATGTTGCGCCACTATGACTTCGTGAGCCCCGAGACCCTGTCCTATTTCACCCCGCGCCTGCTCCAGGCACCGCGGGATTCGGATTTCGCCCTGGCCTATGTCCGCGAGCATGCCCGCACGTCCGAGCAGCAGGCGGCGGTGCTGGACGCGTTGAGGTTCAAGTGCTCGGTGCTGTGGTCGATGCTGGATGCGCTCGAACATGCCTACGTCACGCCCGGCCATGTTCCCCCCGGCGCATTCCGGCCGACGTGA
- the pqqD gene encoding pyrroloquinoline quinone biosynthesis peptide chaperone PqqD has translation MNETSIPVFVRGTRFQQDKVRDQWVVLAPEKAFLPDPIAVEILKLVDGSRSIGDIIDTLTARFEAPRATIATDVIDLAIDLARRRLLKA, from the coding sequence ATGAACGAGACCAGCATCCCGGTGTTCGTGCGCGGCACGCGCTTCCAGCAGGACAAGGTGCGTGACCAGTGGGTGGTACTGGCGCCGGAGAAGGCTTTCCTGCCCGACCCGATCGCCGTCGAGATCCTGAAGCTGGTGGATGGCAGCCGCAGCATCGGCGACATCATCGACACGCTGACGGCACGGTTCGAGGCACCGCGCGCGACCATCGCCACCGACGTGATCGACCTGGCGATCGATCTGGCGCGCCGGCGGTTGCTGAAGGCATGA
- the pqqE gene encoding pyrroloquinoline quinone biosynthesis protein PqqE — MNAFAGTPPAPMSLLAELTHRCPLQCPYCSNPVALDRRETELETSEWLRVLDEAAALGVLQVHFSGGEPMARADLAELVRHAAGLGLYTNLITSGVMMDAVSLAALVAAGLDHVQLSFQDVDPAGAERIGGLRGGQARKLEAARLMAADGIPLTINFVIHRQNCDRVTDMIALAHKLGAARVEIAHVQYHGWAQVNRDALLPNRDQLDAATLAVQQARTLYGDALAIDYVTPDYHGTRPKPCMGGWGQRFLNVTPAGEVLPCHAAQSIPGMVFPSVRHAGLRAIWESAPAFQRFRGTDWMSETCRSCALKEVDWGGCRCQAMALTGDPSATDPVCSRSPAREVVDRILAGVPDQAPELAYRRFLS, encoded by the coding sequence ATGAACGCGTTCGCTGGCACGCCGCCGGCGCCTATGAGCCTGCTGGCGGAGCTCACCCATCGCTGCCCGCTGCAGTGCCCGTACTGTTCCAATCCGGTGGCACTCGATCGACGCGAGACCGAGCTGGAGACGTCGGAGTGGCTGCGCGTCCTGGATGAGGCAGCGGCGCTCGGGGTGCTGCAGGTGCATTTCTCCGGCGGCGAGCCGATGGCGCGCGCCGACCTTGCCGAGCTGGTGAGGCATGCCGCGGGGCTCGGGCTCTACACGAACCTGATCACTTCCGGCGTCATGATGGATGCGGTCTCGCTGGCGGCGCTGGTGGCGGCAGGCCTAGACCACGTGCAGCTCTCGTTCCAGGATGTCGATCCGGCCGGTGCGGAGCGTATCGGCGGATTGCGCGGCGGCCAGGCGCGCAAGCTCGAGGCAGCCCGGCTGATGGCGGCGGACGGGATACCGCTCACCATCAATTTCGTCATCCACCGGCAGAACTGTGACCGGGTGACGGACATGATCGCGCTTGCCCACAAGCTCGGAGCCGCCCGGGTGGAGATCGCGCATGTGCAGTATCATGGCTGGGCGCAGGTCAATCGCGACGCATTGCTGCCGAATCGCGACCAGCTCGATGCCGCGACGCTGGCGGTGCAGCAGGCCCGGACGCTGTATGGCGATGCGCTGGCGATCGACTACGTGACCCCCGATTATCATGGCACGCGGCCGAAGCCCTGCATGGGCGGATGGGGGCAGCGCTTCCTCAACGTCACGCCGGCCGGAGAGGTGCTGCCGTGCCATGCGGCGCAGAGCATTCCCGGCATGGTGTTCCCGTCGGTCCGGCACGCAGGCCTGCGGGCGATCTGGGAGAGCGCGCCCGCCTTCCAGCGCTTCAGGGGCACAGACTGGATGTCTGAAACCTGCCGGTCCTGCGCCCTGAAGGAGGTTGATTGGGGCGGCTGCCGCTGCCAGGCCATGGCCCTGACCGGCGATCCATCGGCGACCGATCCGGTGTGCAGCCGGTCACCTGCACGCGAGGTGGTCGATCGTATCCTGGCCGGTGTCCCGGATCAGGCGCCCGAACTCGCGTATCGACGGTTCCTCAGCTGA
- a CDS encoding bestrophin-like domain has product MVATILSVIITVLIQRHVPAAFRRRHHDVGSVVFLQLGVVFAVLLAFVFSEAWDEYNAAAQAIDLEVGAMHGAAMIAATLPHEQARTILESERSYLKSVIDHEWPVMAEQRRESHTTDDRLTALVTEAANLTLGSAQDDGKKSEMLSLLSKAHEERETRIFQATNGIPVPLWDVLIGITCILSLFVAFSAIEHKGMSIALSACFVGSIVSILVIARLLDYPFEGALALRPTDFIAVADKINYLVVHCLHD; this is encoded by the coding sequence ATGGTCGCCACCATCCTGAGCGTGATCATCACTGTTCTAATCCAGCGCCACGTTCCTGCCGCTTTTCGCCGCCGTCATCACGATGTCGGTTCCGTCGTTTTCCTGCAGCTCGGCGTCGTGTTCGCGGTGCTGCTCGCTTTCGTGTTCAGCGAGGCATGGGACGAATACAATGCGGCGGCCCAGGCGATCGACCTCGAAGTCGGTGCCATGCACGGGGCCGCCATGATCGCCGCGACGCTGCCGCACGAGCAGGCCAGGACAATCCTGGAATCCGAGCGCTCCTATCTGAAGTCGGTCATAGATCATGAATGGCCTGTCATGGCCGAGCAGCGCAGGGAGAGCCATACGACCGACGATCGCTTGACGGCACTGGTCACGGAAGCTGCGAACCTGACGCTCGGCTCCGCCCAGGACGACGGCAAGAAAAGCGAGATGCTGTCGCTTCTGTCCAAGGCTCACGAGGAACGGGAAACACGTATCTTTCAGGCAACGAACGGTATTCCAGTTCCCTTGTGGGATGTTCTCATCGGAATTACCTGCATCCTGAGCCTGTTCGTCGCGTTTTCGGCGATCGAGCACAAGGGTATGTCCATAGCCCTGTCGGCCTGCTTCGTCGGAAGCATTGTCAGCATTCTGGTGATTGCGCGGCTTCTCGATTATCCGTTCGAGGGTGCGCTTGCCCTGCGCCCGACCGATTTTATTGCTGTAGCAGACAAGATCAATTACCTCGTCGTTCATTGCCTTCACGATTGA